The Fervidibacillus albus genome contains a region encoding:
- the addB gene encoding helicase-exonuclease AddAB subunit AddB, whose amino-acid sequence MSLRFVIGRTGSGKTTFLMEEMINELQTDPMGEPIYYIVPEQMTFLSEYKLVTNPKIKGMFRVQVYSFTRLAWRILQETGGIRRIHLNSSGLSMLIRRIINENKKEFKIFKRSSEQFGFIEQMEKTISELKRYCVSENELSNHWNRKEINQQLKDKLHDMDIIYRQFEQAIKDQYVGNEDYLTLLAEKIRDSETIKQATIYIDGFHSFTPQEFAVIEQLMKNAKRVTVALTVDVPYRNTVPDDLQLYRMTGNTYASLFEIAQLYSIPIEKDVLLTDQHRFTVPSLRHLERYFDRLPVPSFTDKGEVILAESANPRAEIEGVARSILSFVRDEHYQFNDIAIFVRNGETYHELFETVFTNFDIPYYIDRKRSMLNHPLIELIRSTLEVITGNWRYDPVFRAIKTDLLFPMDDRIDLWREKMDRLENYCLAFGVQGEKWTRKERWQYKKYRGLDFERPQTNEELALENELNESRMQISTPIIQLANRLKKAKNGKEFCQGLYLYLEQLDIPAKLEKWKLEAEQQGNLTLGRQHEQAWNSVIDLFDQYVEILGEEKTTIKEFASVIESGLESLTFSILPPALDQVIIADMELSRLADVKIAFVVGLNDGVLPKKYQDDSIFSDEDREMLQTFGMHLAPSTKERLADEEFIAYKAFTMASDHLVLTYPLADSEGKALLPSPYIKRLKAMFPLIEERFFGNEPNDLPLAEQLAYLVNWREAITHVTYQLQLLKKNYPVEPIWWDAYNLLIKKGKKREAMNVFASLFYENKPVSLSESTAKELYGEKIQGSISRMEQFNSCPFSHYLSYGLKLKEREVFRLEAPDIGDLFHGALKIIGERIQHANLSWAKLTNDQIQSLVRESVDTLAPKLQNEILHSTNRYQYLKRKLEKVIWRATSVLSEQAKVSGFSPVGMEVSFGPKGKLPPVQFHLKNGTKMELAGRIDRIDKGENESGIFLRVIDYKSSSRDLNLGEVYYGLSLQMLTYLDIILRYSKQLIGQEADPAGVLYFHIHNPTIKVKKPLTIEEIEEEIFKQFRMQGLMLSDADVIRMMDQTLENGTSKIVAAGLKKDGTLRSNSKVASKQDFDMLRTYIHRTFEQTGNDIVNGRVDLSPYKLKDKTPCRFCPYKSVCQFDTTLEENNYRVLSPLDGKEALDLVKGVVQT is encoded by the coding sequence ATGTCACTCCGCTTTGTAATCGGTCGGACAGGCAGTGGAAAAACAACCTTTTTAATGGAGGAAATGATTAACGAACTGCAAACGGATCCGATGGGGGAACCAATTTATTACATCGTTCCCGAACAGATGACATTTTTATCGGAATATAAACTCGTAACGAATCCGAAAATTAAAGGGATGTTTCGGGTGCAAGTATATAGTTTTACCCGGTTAGCATGGAGAATATTACAAGAAACCGGGGGAATTCGTCGGATTCATTTGAATTCGAGTGGATTAAGTATGTTAATACGTCGGATTATTAACGAAAACAAAAAAGAGTTTAAGATTTTTAAGCGAAGTTCGGAGCAATTTGGATTCATTGAGCAAATGGAAAAAACAATTTCCGAATTGAAACGGTATTGCGTTTCAGAAAACGAACTTTCCAATCATTGGAATCGAAAGGAAATAAATCAACAATTAAAAGATAAACTCCACGATATGGATATCATTTATCGCCAATTTGAACAGGCAATCAAAGACCAGTACGTCGGAAATGAAGATTATTTGACACTTTTAGCCGAAAAAATCCGTGATTCAGAAACGATCAAACAGGCGACCATTTATATTGACGGCTTCCATAGTTTTACTCCCCAAGAGTTCGCCGTCATCGAACAATTAATGAAAAATGCAAAACGAGTGACGGTCGCTTTAACCGTCGATGTTCCATATCGAAACACGGTACCCGATGATCTTCAACTATACCGAATGACAGGAAACACGTATGCGTCCCTTTTTGAAATCGCCCAATTGTACAGCATTCCAATTGAGAAGGATGTTCTGTTAACGGACCAACACCGTTTTACCGTACCATCCCTTCGACATTTGGAACGGTATTTTGATCGGTTGCCGGTTCCATCCTTTACAGATAAGGGAGAGGTTATTCTTGCGGAATCGGCAAATCCTCGAGCGGAAATCGAAGGGGTAGCTAGAAGCATTTTATCCTTTGTCCGAGATGAACATTATCAGTTTAACGATATTGCCATTTTCGTTCGAAACGGTGAAACGTATCATGAACTATTTGAAACGGTGTTTACAAACTTCGACATTCCCTATTATATCGATCGAAAACGATCCATGTTGAACCATCCTTTGATTGAACTCATCCGTTCCACATTGGAAGTTATTACTGGAAATTGGCGTTATGATCCCGTTTTCCGTGCGATCAAAACGGATCTTTTATTTCCAATGGACGATCGGATCGACCTTTGGCGGGAAAAAATGGATCGGTTGGAAAACTATTGTCTCGCCTTCGGAGTTCAAGGGGAAAAATGGACTCGGAAGGAAAGATGGCAGTATAAAAAATATCGAGGGCTTGACTTTGAACGGCCACAGACCAATGAGGAATTGGCGTTGGAAAATGAATTGAACGAAAGTCGAATGCAAATCTCTACTCCAATTATCCAGTTAGCCAATCGACTGAAAAAAGCGAAGAACGGAAAAGAGTTTTGCCAAGGATTGTATTTGTATTTGGAACAATTAGACATTCCAGCGAAATTAGAAAAGTGGAAGCTGGAAGCCGAACAACAAGGAAATTTAACGTTAGGAAGGCAACACGAACAGGCGTGGAATTCAGTCATCGATTTGTTCGATCAATATGTGGAAATCCTTGGGGAAGAAAAGACGACTATCAAAGAATTTGCTTCCGTTATTGAATCCGGATTGGAATCCCTTACGTTTTCCATCTTGCCGCCTGCTTTGGACCAAGTCATTATCGCTGATATGGAATTATCCCGATTAGCAGATGTGAAAATTGCCTTTGTCGTCGGATTAAACGATGGCGTTTTACCGAAAAAATATCAAGATGATAGCATTTTTTCCGATGAAGACCGGGAAATGTTGCAAACGTTTGGTATGCACTTAGCGCCATCGACGAAGGAACGTTTAGCGGATGAGGAGTTCATCGCATACAAAGCGTTCACGATGGCATCGGATCATTTAGTGCTTACCTATCCGTTGGCCGATTCGGAAGGAAAGGCATTGCTTCCGTCTCCGTACATTAAACGACTAAAGGCGATGTTTCCTTTAATAGAAGAACGGTTTTTCGGAAATGAGCCGAACGATCTACCTTTGGCCGAACAATTGGCGTATCTCGTCAATTGGAGGGAGGCGATTACCCACGTTACGTACCAATTACAGCTCTTAAAGAAAAACTACCCGGTGGAACCAATCTGGTGGGATGCGTACAATCTTCTTATAAAAAAAGGAAAAAAACGGGAAGCGATGAACGTGTTTGCCAGTTTGTTTTACGAAAATAAACCGGTCTCTTTGTCCGAATCGACAGCCAAGGAATTGTATGGGGAAAAAATCCAAGGGAGCATTTCGCGGATGGAACAATTTAATAGTTGTCCGTTCTCCCATTACCTTTCCTACGGTTTAAAATTGAAGGAAAGGGAAGTCTTTCGATTGGAAGCACCGGATATCGGGGACCTGTTCCATGGTGCTTTAAAAATAATCGGTGAACGAATTCAACATGCCAATCTTTCCTGGGCGAAACTGACGAACGATCAAATTCAAAGTCTCGTACGGGAGTCTGTCGATACGTTAGCGCCAAAATTGCAAAATGAAATTTTACACAGTACGAATCGGTATCAATATTTAAAACGAAAACTCGAAAAAGTCATTTGGCGAGCGACGAGCGTTCTAAGTGAACAAGCAAAGGTGAGCGGTTTTTCTCCCGTCGGAATGGAAGTCTCCTTTGGGCCGAAGGGGAAATTACCCCCGGTGCAATTCCACTTGAAAAATGGAACGAAGATGGAATTGGCCGGTCGAATTGATCGAATTGATAAAGGGGAAAACGAAAGTGGTATCTTTTTACGGGTCATCGATTACAAGTCGAGCAGTCGGGATTTGAATCTCGGGGAAGTATACTACGGATTAAGTTTACAAATGTTAACGTATCTCGATATTATATTACGTTACTCAAAACAGCTCATCGGTCAAGAAGCGGATCCGGCAGGCGTGCTATATTTCCATATTCATAACCCGACGATTAAAGTAAAAAAACCGTTAACAATTGAAGAAATCGAAGAAGAAATATTTAAGCAGTTTCGAATGCAAGGACTCATGTTATCAGATGCTGATGTGATACGAATGATGGATCAAACGTTGGAAAACGGAACATCGAAAATTGTCGCTGCCGGATTAAAAAAGGACGGCACATTACGATCCAACTCAAAGGTAGCGAGCAAACAAGATTTTGACATGTTGAGAACATATATCCACCGTACGTTTGAGCAAACGGGAAACGACATTGTTAACGGTCGCGTTGACCTTTCCCCTTATAAGTTAAAGGACAAGACACCGTGTCGTTTTTGCCCATATAAATCGGTTTGCCAATTTGATACAACTTTGGAGGAAAATAATTATCGGGTTTTATCTCCTTTAGATGGGAAGGAAGCTTTGGATTTGGTGAAGGGAGTTGTTCAAACATGA
- a CDS encoding MFS transporter: MNQRTVTGLLLVITGIFVASNIYALIPLYRTIADRFEVSERIIMYGSTCFTFCYAWGLLLFGPLSDRFGRKRIILLGLCLSTLTTSLVSISVDPIDFLVYRSVQGFTLASFAPVSFLYAFDLFAEKERTLWIGLINAGFLAAGMLGQLLSSAVNFVFGWREVFLFYSIVYAFLFLCGTILFPQTARKKEESQQRLWNQYKTIASSYPLIGYYGITFTLLFAFVSFFEAVNQFFPSATVHLVRSTSLIGTFFTLFVSYFLEKSKKKTLIGGICLGLFCLLSLFFVRSPFTMGLFGILFVASISILIPTVIHFIGSFHPELRGKALSLYSFILLIGASFGSLLNAFLSYETVLPILFICFTFNLTIGLFIDKEKNGT, encoded by the coding sequence ATGAATCAACGAACAGTTACAGGCTTATTACTCGTAATTACGGGAATCTTTGTCGCCTCCAATATTTATGCCCTTATTCCACTGTACCGTACGATTGCTGACCGATTCGAAGTTTCGGAAAGAATCATCATGTACGGTAGCACATGTTTCACCTTCTGTTATGCCTGGGGATTGCTTTTATTCGGTCCTCTATCCGATCGATTCGGACGAAAGCGTATCATTTTACTCGGTCTCTGTTTGTCTACTTTAACGACCTCCCTCGTTTCAATAAGTGTTGATCCGATTGACTTTCTCGTATATCGTTCCGTTCAAGGATTTACGCTTGCGAGTTTTGCCCCTGTTTCCTTTTTATATGCCTTCGATCTGTTTGCAGAAAAAGAAAGAACCCTTTGGATTGGATTAATTAATGCCGGATTTCTGGCAGCGGGCATGCTTGGACAATTATTGAGTTCAGCCGTCAATTTCGTATTCGGCTGGCGGGAAGTATTTCTTTTTTATAGTATCGTTTATGCTTTTTTGTTTTTGTGCGGAACGATCTTATTTCCACAAACGGCGAGGAAGAAGGAAGAAAGCCAACAGCGATTGTGGAACCAATATAAAACGATTGCCTCATCCTACCCCTTAATCGGCTATTACGGCATCACCTTCACTTTGCTGTTCGCCTTCGTTTCCTTTTTTGAAGCGGTCAATCAGTTTTTCCCATCGGCAACCGTCCACCTCGTTCGTTCCACAAGCCTAATTGGAACGTTTTTCACCCTTTTTGTTAGTTATTTCCTTGAAAAATCGAAAAAAAAGACGTTGATCGGTGGAATATGCCTTGGCTTATTTTGTCTCCTTTCCCTTTTCTTTGTCCGTTCACCCTTTACAATGGGCCTGTTCGGAATCCTTTTTGTCGCATCGATTTCCATATTAATTCCGACGGTCATCCATTTTATTGGAAGTTTCCATCCCGAGTTGAGAGGAAAAGCCCTTTCTTTATATTCTTTTATTTTATTAATTGGAGCTAGTTTCGGTTCTTTATTGAATGCTTTTCTTTCCTATGAAACGGTCCTTCCAATTTTATTCATTTGCTTTACTTTCAATTTGACCATAGGGCTCTTTATCGACAAAGAAAAAAACGGTACTTAA
- a CDS encoding TVP38/TMEM64 family protein, whose product MDSTFIKEWFTLENLMDLIQSYRSFGPLPGIILPLIEAFLPFLPLFLFVMANASAFGLGFGFLFSWTGASIGALLVFSLVRKYGQKRFLSFLKNHKQVNKMVDFVDRHGFSLIFLLLCFPFTPSAIVNIVAGLSKINIYQYGLGVLAGKMVMIFTISFIGHDIPSLIHKPKQTVIVLVIIFVLWIVGKQIEVWLNKRMEKERPMKKDHQ is encoded by the coding sequence ATGGATTCGACTTTCATAAAAGAATGGTTCACACTTGAAAATTTAATGGATCTCATCCAAAGTTATCGATCCTTTGGGCCGTTGCCAGGGATAATCCTTCCGCTGATCGAAGCTTTTTTGCCCTTTTTACCCCTTTTCCTTTTCGTGATGGCCAACGCCAGTGCATTCGGTTTAGGATTCGGTTTTTTATTTTCATGGACGGGTGCTTCCATCGGGGCACTGCTCGTTTTTTCTCTCGTGCGAAAATACGGGCAAAAACGGTTTTTATCCTTTTTGAAAAATCATAAACAAGTGAATAAAATGGTCGATTTTGTCGATCGACACGGTTTTAGTCTCATTTTTCTTCTTCTCTGTTTCCCATTTACTCCGTCTGCCATCGTCAACATCGTCGCTGGTTTATCGAAAATCAATATATATCAATACGGACTTGGGGTTCTCGCAGGGAAAATGGTGATGATTTTTACGATCAGTTTTATTGGACACGATATCCCTTCATTAATACATAAACCGAAACAAACGGTCATCGTACTTGTGATCATTTTTGTCCTTTGGATTGTAGGGAAACAAATTGAAGTTTGGCTGAATAAACGAATGGAAAAGGAACGGCCAATGAAAAAAGATCATCAATAA
- a CDS encoding alpha/beta hydrolase family protein → MANKRGIQSKDLYELKSASDPNLSPDGNFVAFVQTSMSEKKNDYVSNIFVFDLKANRLSQWTYGENRNFSPRWSPDGSRLAFVSNRSGKNEIYIIDAGGGEAEKITDVKKGASNPVWSPDGTKIAFSVSLKKGETLPPEEKEKDEKEKPVPLEVDRMKYKSDRAGFFDGKYQQIAIIDVETKRVEVLTEGETHHSLGGFSPDGTKIVFGANYGDDVDFSFTEDLYLLDLESKENQKITSGKGMFFHPSFSSNGKYIAFYGHEREYANATLPKIWLYDVVGQTVTCLSKGSELAVGDFAIGDFQQGVMTPAPKWSETDDGIYFTASENGNTNIYFTDLVGNVKQVTKLEAHVYGLSKSVRGKAIVTISWPDHPSDVYELDLQTGNFHSLTDINGKLLKSVQLVKPEPIEFQGAEGWSVHGWIMKPLQYKEGGKYPLILEVHGGPHAMYANSYFHEFQMLAASGYAVLYTNPRGSHGYGQTFVNAVRGDYGGNDYNDIMAAVDYALETFDFIDENRLGVTGGSYGGFMTNWIVGHTNRFKAAVTQRSISNWVSFYGVSDIGYYFNEWQHLVEMHDVDALWKISPLAYVDNVETPILILHSENDYRCPIEQAEQLFIALKHRRRKVKFVRFPKSNHELSRSGIPNLRIARLDYIKGWFDDYLK, encoded by the coding sequence ATGGCTAACAAAAGAGGAATTCAATCGAAGGATTTGTATGAATTAAAATCGGCATCCGATCCGAATCTTTCACCGGATGGAAACTTCGTCGCTTTTGTTCAAACATCCATGTCCGAAAAGAAAAATGATTATGTATCGAATATTTTTGTTTTTGATTTGAAAGCGAACCGCCTTTCCCAATGGACGTATGGGGAAAATCGTAATTTTTCACCGAGATGGTCGCCGGATGGATCGCGCCTCGCCTTCGTGTCCAATCGTTCTGGGAAAAACGAAATTTACATAATCGATGCAGGAGGGGGAGAGGCAGAAAAAATAACAGATGTGAAAAAAGGAGCATCGAATCCGGTTTGGTCGCCGGACGGAACAAAAATTGCTTTTTCCGTTTCGCTGAAAAAGGGAGAAACATTGCCGCCGGAAGAAAAGGAGAAGGATGAAAAAGAAAAACCTGTTCCTTTAGAAGTGGATCGAATGAAATATAAATCGGATCGCGCAGGTTTTTTTGATGGGAAATACCAACAGATCGCCATCATTGACGTGGAAACGAAACGGGTAGAAGTATTAACGGAAGGAGAAACGCATCATTCGTTAGGCGGTTTTTCACCGGACGGAACGAAAATCGTATTCGGAGCAAATTATGGTGACGATGTAGATTTTTCATTTACTGAAGATTTGTACTTATTGGACTTAGAAAGTAAGGAAAACCAGAAAATTACGTCGGGAAAAGGGATGTTTTTTCATCCGTCCTTTTCGTCGAATGGGAAGTATATCGCCTTTTATGGGCATGAGCGGGAATATGCAAATGCGACGCTACCGAAAATTTGGTTATACGATGTGGTTGGACAAACCGTTACATGTCTTTCGAAAGGTTCGGAATTGGCCGTCGGTGACTTTGCAATCGGCGATTTCCAACAAGGGGTGATGACACCTGCACCAAAATGGTCTGAAACGGATGACGGGATTTACTTCACCGCATCGGAGAACGGGAACACAAACATTTATTTTACAGACCTTGTCGGCAATGTGAAACAAGTGACGAAATTGGAAGCCCATGTTTACGGACTGTCAAAATCCGTTCGGGGAAAAGCCATTGTCACGATCAGTTGGCCGGATCATCCGAGCGATGTATATGAGTTGGATTTACAAACAGGAAATTTCCATTCGCTAACGGACATAAACGGAAAACTTTTAAAATCCGTCCAGTTGGTCAAACCGGAGCCCATCGAGTTTCAAGGGGCGGAAGGTTGGAGCGTTCACGGATGGATCATGAAACCTTTACAGTATAAAGAAGGTGGAAAATATCCACTCATTTTGGAAGTCCATGGCGGTCCCCATGCGATGTATGCGAATAGTTATTTCCACGAATTTCAAATGTTAGCAGCTAGTGGATATGCAGTTTTATATACGAACCCGCGGGGCAGTCACGGGTATGGACAAACATTCGTCAATGCCGTGCGTGGTGATTATGGCGGAAATGATTACAACGATATAATGGCCGCTGTCGACTATGCGTTAGAGACGTTCGATTTCATTGATGAAAACCGTTTAGGGGTTACCGGTGGAAGTTACGGCGGTTTTATGACGAACTGGATTGTCGGTCATACGAATCGATTCAAAGCAGCTGTTACGCAAAGATCCATCTCCAACTGGGTCAGTTTTTACGGCGTGAGTGATATCGGTTATTATTTCAATGAGTGGCAACATTTAGTAGAAATGCATGATGTGGATGCACTATGGAAAATCTCGCCGTTAGCTTACGTGGACAATGTGGAAACGCCGATACTCATCTTACATAGCGAGAACGATTACCGCTGTCCAATCGAGCAAGCGGAACAATTGTTTATCGCCTTGAAACATCGGAGAAGGAAGGTGAAATTCGTTCGGTTTCCAAAATCAAATCATGAACTTTCGAGAAGTGGAATACCGAACTTGCGAATCGCAAGGCTCGACTATATTAAAGGATGGTTTGACGATTATTTGAAATAA
- a CDS encoding competence protein ComK — protein MSEKKWKLHEEFYLSPKTMAIIPIRYGSKIYSKIVEEDREVITPYKPLDVIKKSCRFYASSYDGRREGTKELIGVTHKAPIVIDPIQSIYVFPTASPTNSECVWISYEHVIHYEPSSKMKTNVTLGNNVTIQLPISTYSFENQLFRTAHLQSKIVQRLRSYYREDLLHPMEAAEKSRKYRHYSDLFKNDSESNRLYR, from the coding sequence TTGTCGGAAAAGAAGTGGAAACTACATGAAGAATTTTATTTATCCCCGAAAACGATGGCCATTATTCCGATCCGCTACGGAAGCAAAATTTATTCGAAAATTGTAGAGGAAGATCGAGAGGTCATCACCCCTTACAAACCGTTGGACGTCATTAAGAAAAGTTGTCGATTTTATGCGTCCAGTTACGATGGAAGGAGGGAAGGAACGAAGGAATTGATCGGTGTAACTCACAAGGCACCAATCGTCATTGATCCGATTCAATCAATTTATGTTTTTCCAACGGCCTCGCCGACGAATTCCGAATGTGTATGGATTTCTTACGAACACGTCATCCATTATGAACCGTCTTCGAAGATGAAAACGAACGTCACTTTAGGAAACAATGTAACGATTCAACTCCCGATTTCCACTTATTCATTTGAAAATCAGTTGTTTCGAACGGCCCATTTGCAATCGAAAATCGTTCAGCGGTTGCGAAGCTATTATAGGGAAGACTTGTTACATCCAATGGAGGCTGCGGAAAAGAGCCGAAAGTACCGTCATTATTCCGATCTATTCAAAAATGATTCGGAATCAAATCGCTTATACAGATGA
- a CDS encoding IDEAL domain-containing protein, protein MNKEHSYSKLTKAYASVQMQNKEKFVQTLYIDLLLHESLLKEKREKIKREIDSSLDGKDKERFYTLVDQLKQLEAELNA, encoded by the coding sequence GTGAATAAAGAACATTCTTATTCAAAGCTTACGAAAGCGTATGCGTCTGTTCAAATGCAAAATAAAGAAAAATTCGTCCAAACATTATATATCGATCTTTTATTACACGAATCTCTCTTGAAAGAAAAAAGGGAAAAAATCAAACGGGAGATCGATTCCAGTTTAGATGGGAAGGACAAAGAACGGTTTTATACACTCGTCGATCAATTGAAACAACTCGAGGCAGAATTAAATGCATAA
- a CDS encoding M48 family metallopeptidase: protein MMKKKITFYLIFGYIVYLVLIYLYLFQFHKNGISPEIAGTSADPTTFLTDEELMASEQYSSLRHFLFFMQIPYEWIFYVLLLLFGWAKRMEFFSGKISKKPIVKLAIFSFCLSLVTFVVFYPIRFVSWTFSKNYGISTESFSHWMRDNVISFWIDTILLFFIMIVVLFFIRRKGEKWWLYTWFVAVPFVIFAMYIQPVVIDPLYNEFTPLSNKQLEGEILSLAKGAGISAEHVFEVDMSSKTNALNAYVTGIGGNARIVLWDTVLDRLDEEEILFIMAHEIAHYVERHLYIGIVGYLLLLLIGLFFTAKLLKGIVRKYGRVLQIHSIGSLSTFPLIIVILSFLSFGASPFVNAASRYQEMRADRYAIERIQNVDAGISTFQKLAKTGLTEVDPPLVVKWFRYGHPTLKERILFVESYRNTFDNR, encoded by the coding sequence ATGATGAAGAAAAAAATAACCTTTTATCTCATTTTCGGATATATAGTTTATCTCGTTCTCATCTATTTGTATCTTTTCCAATTTCATAAAAATGGAATTTCCCCGGAAATAGCAGGCACTTCCGCTGACCCAACGACCTTTCTTACGGATGAAGAATTAATGGCGTCCGAACAATATTCGTCCCTTCGCCATTTTCTCTTTTTTATGCAAATTCCGTACGAATGGATTTTTTACGTCCTCCTCCTTCTTTTTGGCTGGGCGAAACGAATGGAATTTTTTTCGGGAAAGATTTCCAAAAAACCCATTGTCAAACTAGCTATCTTTTCCTTTTGTTTATCGTTAGTCACCTTTGTCGTTTTTTATCCAATCCGTTTCGTATCGTGGACGTTCTCAAAAAATTATGGCATTTCAACCGAATCCTTTTCCCATTGGATGAGAGATAATGTTATTAGTTTTTGGATCGATACTATCCTTTTATTTTTCATTATGATTGTTGTCCTTTTCTTCATTCGTAGAAAGGGAGAGAAATGGTGGTTGTACACGTGGTTCGTCGCCGTTCCCTTTGTGATTTTCGCCATGTATATTCAGCCTGTTGTCATCGATCCGCTATACAATGAATTTACTCCGCTTTCGAATAAACAGTTAGAAGGGGAAATTTTATCGTTAGCAAAAGGGGCGGGAATTAGTGCGGAACATGTTTTTGAAGTCGATATGTCATCGAAAACGAATGCATTGAATGCGTATGTGACTGGTATCGGAGGAAATGCAAGAATCGTATTATGGGATACGGTATTGGACCGATTGGATGAGGAGGAAATTTTATTCATTATGGCCCATGAAATCGCCCATTACGTTGAAAGGCATCTTTACATTGGCATCGTCGGTTATTTACTCTTACTGTTGATTGGCTTATTTTTCACAGCTAAGTTACTAAAGGGAATTGTGCGTAAATACGGGCGAGTTTTGCAAATTCATTCTATAGGAAGTTTATCGACCTTTCCGTTGATCATCGTCATTCTTTCTTTTCTTTCCTTTGGAGCAAGTCCATTTGTAAATGCCGCATCCCGTTATCAAGAAATGCGAGCAGATCGGTATGCAATCGAACGAATACAAAATGTAGATGCAGGTATTTCTACCTTTCAAAAGTTGGCAAAAACGGGATTGACAGAAGTCGATCCTCCCCTCGTTGTCAAATGGTTTCGTTACGGGCATCCAACGTTGAAAGAGCGTATTCTATTTGTCGAATCGTACAGAAACACTTTTGATAATCGATAG
- a CDS encoding AzlD domain-containing protein, translating to MGNSLFWLIIGMGLATFLPRMLPLVAFQNFQFPPFLQGVLKNVPYAILGALIFPGVLFIQEELWFGIVGSAIAVILASLGINVVIVVIGSIAVLTVVSLFVSM from the coding sequence ATGGGTAATTCATTATTTTGGTTAATAATCGGAATGGGACTGGCCACTTTTTTGCCGCGTATGTTACCCCTTGTCGCTTTTCAAAATTTTCAATTCCCACCTTTTTTGCAAGGGGTGTTAAAAAATGTACCTTATGCAATTTTAGGTGCACTAATTTTTCCAGGGGTATTATTCATTCAAGAAGAGCTCTGGTTTGGAATCGTAGGAAGTGCGATCGCCGTGATTTTGGCCTCCCTTGGCATAAATGTCGTCATCGTTGTCATCGGTTCGATCGCCGTTTTGACCGTCGTTTCCTTATTTGTCTCCATGTAA
- a CDS encoding AzlC family ABC transporter permease — protein MEREVSTIEERKNPLKFGLNAGVPIAIGYMPIAITYGFIAKATGLSLTETVLMSAIVFAGASQYMALDMIAKQIGTFEIIITTLIVNIRHFLMSASLNEKVEKDNVLKKAIYAFGITDETFSVAAVQRGKLSTGYMIGLNFISYISWVGFSAVGFIVGAGLPDIFQEGMSIALYAMFIGLLVPSIKGSRKVLYLAVVAAAFNALFVFYNIMSIGWSIVLSTMISSIFVEFIYWTRREGASNG, from the coding sequence ATGGAGAGGGAAGTTTCGACGATAGAAGAGAGGAAAAATCCGCTTAAATTCGGTTTGAATGCAGGGGTACCTATTGCAATCGGATATATGCCCATTGCAATTACATACGGTTTTATCGCCAAGGCAACGGGACTTTCTTTAACAGAGACGGTTTTAATGAGTGCGATCGTTTTCGCCGGGGCGAGCCAATATATGGCCCTCGACATGATTGCAAAGCAAATCGGGACGTTTGAAATTATTATAACGACGTTGATCGTCAACATCCGTCATTTTTTAATGAGCGCGTCATTAAACGAGAAAGTTGAAAAGGACAATGTTTTAAAAAAAGCGATTTATGCCTTTGGGATTACCGATGAAACCTTTTCCGTTGCCGCTGTTCAAAGGGGAAAACTATCAACGGGGTATATGATAGGACTAAATTTCATATCTTATATTAGTTGGGTCGGGTTTTCCGCCGTTGGATTTATCGTTGGCGCCGGTTTACCGGACATTTTTCAAGAAGGAATGTCGATCGCCCTGTATGCAATGTTTATCGGTCTGCTCGTTCCATCGATTAAAGGTAGTCGAAAAGTGTTATATTTAGCTGTCGTAGCTGCCGCTTTTAACGCCCTTTTCGTTTTTTATAATATCATGTCGATCGGTTGGTCAATTGTTCTTTCAACAATGATTTCCTCCATATTCGTCGAATTCATTTATTGGACGAGAAGGGAGGGGGCGTCGAATGGGTAA